One window of Papaver somniferum cultivar HN1 chromosome 9, ASM357369v1, whole genome shotgun sequence genomic DNA carries:
- the LOC113310841 gene encoding uncharacterized protein LOC113310841: protein MGAATCLQLSQTLAPQIHCYSSSSTRGISHNDRVLAPRFNRSSLFGLNSTNSLKFQSPEPRQNLNLMKTACSANFNQFSGEEEDLSDEEFSKQILELAKKFQLSGGADDSSETNNNNNISQSVDSETKIISESRFKEFEFSKEFGFLNEKINSRIPFPEQPEWAGTVDIIPAVIERKANSVDLPISLRIIKRKNQWEEGFKEAGEVASCSVKKAFSSMVFIIREIQSYTLQMREVLFYENVQGILSRVQKEMNASFVWLFQQVFSHTPTLMVSVMILLANFTVYSMSNNTAIASPIIPPVVATESIQVTESYQTIQPKPVFDSSSIKNFSVSPIGGNNNGNGNGKIKLNASGAEGGDGNLSSTSNLRRSILPDEISQEVSSIGNTKEIVMREEEVKLWNSMVEEASKTRDESLDEETMKRFVSPVKLEVEQEDFTVYFKTELLYQLALWKEPQNPLLLSNYAQFLYLVVHDHDRAEDYFNRAISVESVAPDAEILSRYASFLWLAKKDIGAAETTYLEAIAAEPSNPFYASNYAHFLWSTGADDTCYPLNSPSNSTSFSTTNDA from the exons ATGGGAGCTGCAACTTGTTTGCAATTGTCACAGACACTAGCACCTCAAATTCACtgttattcatcttcttctacgaGAGGAATCAGTCATAATGATCGTGTTCTTGCTCCTCGTTTCAATCGTTCTTCTCTGTTCGGATTGAATTCCACAAACTCACTTAAGTTTCAATCTCCCGAACCTCGTCAGAACTTAAACTTAATGAAGACAGCTTGTAGTGCAAATTTCAATCAGTTCtccggtgaagaagaagatttatccgATGAAGAATTTTCTAAGCAAATTCTTGAATTGGCGAAAAAGTTTCAGCTTTCCGGGGGCGCTGATGATTCCTCAGAAActaataataacaataacattAGTCAATCGGTAGATTCAGAAACTAAAATAATTTCTGAATCGAGGTTCAAAGAATTTGAATTTAGTAAAGAATTCGGTTTTTTGAATGAAAAAATTAACAGTAGAATTCCGTTTCCTGAGCAACCGGAATGGGCAGGAACCGTAGATATAATTCCAGCAGTGATCGAAAGAAAAGCAAACAGTGTCGATCTACCGATATCTCTTCGGATTATAAAGCGAAAGAATCAATGGGAAGAAGGGTTTAAAGAAGCAGGGGAAGTCGCTTCATGTTCAGTAAAGAAAGCATTTTCGTCAATGGTGTTTATAATCAGAGAAATCCAAAGCTACACTTTACAAATGAGAGAAGTCTTGTTCTACGAGAATGTTCAAGGAATTCTTTCTCGAGTTCAGAAAGAAATGAACGCGTCTTTCGTCTGGTTATTTCAACAAGTTTTCTCTCATACCCCAACTCTAATGGTTTCTGTTATGATCCTCCTTGCGAATTTTACAGTTTATTCGATGTCGAATAATACTGCAATTGCATCTCCAATCATTCCACCAGTAGTGGCAACCGAGAGTATCCAAGTAACCGAAAGTTATCAGACGATTCAGCCAAAACCAGTGTTTGATTCTTCATCAATCAAGAATTTCTCTGTCTCACCAATCGGAGGAAATAACAATGGCAATGGCAATGGGAAGATTAAGTTAAATGCAAGTGGAGCGGAAGGTGGGGATGGAAATTTATCATCTACTTCGAATTTGCGTCGTTCGATTCTTCCAGATGAAATATCTCAAGAAGTTTCGTCAATTGGAAACACTAAAGAGATAGTAATgcgagaagaagaagtgaaactaTGGAATTCAATGGTTGAAGAAGcttcaaaaacaagagacgaaAGTTTAGATGAAGAAACAATGAAACGATTCGTATCCCCTGTAAAACTTGAAGTCGAACAAGAAGATTTCACCGTATATTTCAAGACTGAACTTCTTTACCAACTCGCTTTGTGGAAAGAACCTCAGAACCCTCTTCTTCTCTCTAACTACGCCCAGTTTCTCTATCTCGTCGTTCATGACCATGACAG AGCGGAAGATTACTTCAATCGTGCAATTAGTGTTGAATCAGTGGCACCAGATGCAGAAATTCTAAGTCGTTATGCGAGTTTCTTATGGCTAGCAAAGAAAGATATAGGAGCAGCGGAAACAACATACTTGGAAGCAATAGCGGCAGAACCAAGCAACCCATTCTATGCATCAAATTATGCTCATTTTCTATGGAGTACCGGTGCTGATGATACTTGTTACCCATTAAACTCTCCTTCCAATTCTACTTCTTTCAGTACCACCAATGATGCTTAG
- the LOC113312523 gene encoding uncharacterized protein LOC113312523, whose protein sequence is MKRSMDSPFVEEIRQFRPPANFVQPQFKELFDGKSGDPVEHVQHFQASISLWGYSDELLCRTFPVTLMGSSLLFGLRQETNESLAAFNQQFRKEVGEVGEVNAGLIIEAYKNALPYDEFGIFNSLTVQPVGNLKELYARADSYARAEKEKRAKLSRTKGAAEMPSKVRRNPEEDSKKKNRESSKGRNEEISESKKGQRRDGVKFPSLNIGLGELHKKIRDSLPIPRPLFKDTKGKRDKSKFCAYHNDNGHTTDTCRTLAFEVQKLVDEGKLQQYVKKDPSRINALNLQEIFVSHAKIDSASRKAHENATRLKIRQIQDWRNSNKVDYVNMIGTETLEEGKTEILFTNVDFDGVYRPHNDAIVILALIGM, encoded by the exons ATGAAAAGGTCAATGGACTCACCTTTCGTCGAAGAAATAAGGCAGTTCCGCCCACCAGCAAACTTTGTGCAGCCCCAGTTCAAGGAATTATTCGACGGAAAAAGCGGCGATCCAGTGGAACATGTCCAACATTTTCAAGCTTCAATTAGTCTGTGGGGATATAGCGATGAGTTGTTGTGCAGAACTTTTCCTGTGACACTGATGG GTAGCAGTCTTTTATTTGGATTGCGTCAAGAAACGAATGAAAGTCTGGCAGCTTTCAACCAACAGTTTCGCAAAGAGGTTGGAGAAGTCGGCGAGGTTAATGCTGGGCTCATCATTGAAGCGTACAAGAATGCCTTGCCTTATGATGAGTTCGGCATATTCAATTCCTTAACCGTGCAACCGGTAGGAAACCTCAAAGAACTATATGCAAGGGCAGATAGCTACGCAAgggcagaaaaagaaaaaagagcaaAACTATCACGGACGAAAGGGGCAGCAGAAATGCCATCCAAAGTGAGACGCAACCCAGAGGAAGACTCCAAGAAAAAGAATCGTGAAAGCTCGAAAGGCCGAAATGAAGAAATAAGCGAGTCTAAAAAAGGGCAAAGGAGAGATGGAGTGAAGTTTCCAAGCCTTAACATTGGGCTAGGAGAACTCCACAAGAAGATCAGAGATTCGCTCCCTATCCCAAGACCGCTATTCAAAGATACTAAAGGCAAAAGAGATAAAAGCAAATTTTGTGCTTATCATAACGACAATGGGCATACCACAGACACTTGCCGAACGCTAGCGTTCGAGGTCCAGAAACTGGTCGACGAAGGAAAACTCCAACAGTACGTGAAGAAAGACCCATCACGTATCAATGCACTTAATTTGCAAGAAATATTCGTGAGCCATGCGAAAATCGATTCTGCTTCAAGAAAAGCTCATGAAAATGCGACGCGCCTGAAGATACGGCAAATACAGGATTGGAGAAATTCGAACAAAGTGGATTATGTCAATATGATAGGCACCGAAACTTTGGAAGAAGGGAAGACAGAGATATTATTCACAAATGTCGATTTTGACGGAGTTTATCGTCCACATAATGATGCGATTGTTATTCTAGCCCTCATCGGAATGTAA